From a region of the Polynucleobacter corsicus genome:
- the bchC gene encoding chlorophyll synthesis pathway protein BchC, giving the protein MPNQLHSTAVLLESPGELRLKRLLLDEPRDEDVVVQIEWSGISTGTEKLLWNGTMPDFPGMGYPLVPGYESVGRITKVGKKSKFSLNQRVFVPGAKCFGDVKGLFGGASSHVVVPSERIIALPETIGEEGVLLALAATAYHVTQGKKALQPDLIVGHGVLGRLIARIAVMLGGHPVVWEINSDRMGKADGYTVVNPSEDQESKYKNICDASGQVDVLNSLVGQLLPGGEITLAGFYNKDIQFNFPKAFMKEARFRIAAQWAPQDLADVKQMISSGHLNLQGLITHHRTPSSIGEAYHTAFEDPNCLKMIVDWREAS; this is encoded by the coding sequence ATGCCCAATCAACTTCATTCAACAGCAGTCTTACTTGAGTCTCCAGGCGAGCTTCGCTTAAAGCGTCTTTTGCTTGATGAGCCAAGGGATGAGGACGTTGTAGTGCAGATTGAATGGAGCGGAATTAGCACTGGGACAGAAAAATTACTTTGGAATGGAACCATGCCTGATTTCCCTGGCATGGGCTATCCATTAGTACCTGGATATGAATCTGTTGGCCGCATTACTAAAGTCGGCAAAAAATCTAAATTTAGCTTAAACCAACGGGTGTTCGTGCCTGGTGCTAAATGCTTTGGTGATGTGAAGGGGTTGTTTGGTGGTGCCTCCTCCCATGTTGTGGTGCCAAGCGAGCGAATTATTGCCCTCCCAGAAACAATTGGTGAGGAGGGCGTATTGCTGGCTCTGGCAGCAACTGCATATCACGTGACCCAAGGTAAGAAGGCTTTACAACCAGATCTGATTGTTGGGCATGGCGTACTAGGCCGTTTGATTGCCAGAATTGCAGTGATGTTAGGTGGTCACCCGGTTGTTTGGGAAATTAACTCTGATCGTATGGGTAAGGCTGATGGTTACACCGTCGTAAATCCTAGCGAAGATCAAGAAAGCAAGTACAAAAATATTTGTGATGCTAGTGGTCAGGTAGACGTCTTAAATTCACTAGTGGGACAGCTCTTGCCTGGCGGAGAAATTACCTTGGCTGGCTTTTACAACAAAGATATTCAATTTAACTTTCCTAAGGCTTTCATGAAAGAGGCAAGGTTCCGAATTGCCGCTCAGTGGGCGCCGCAGGATTTAGCCGATGTTAAACAAATGATCTCCAGCGGACACCTCAATCTACAGGGATTAATTACGCATCACAGAACCCCAAGTTCAATTGGTGAGGCTTATCACACCGCATTTGAGGATCCAAATTGTCTCAAAATGATTGTTGACTGGAGAGAAGCATCATGA
- a CDS encoding chlorophyllide a reductase iron protein subunit X has product MNAPSVPKEITIQFAALKKEAAIEPDQVHTGEIKKETQIIAIYGKGGIGKSFTLANLSYMMAQQGKKVLLIGCDPKSDTTSLLFGGKACPTIIETSSKKKLAGEEVKIGDVCFKRDGVYAMELGGPEVGRGCGGRGIIHGFETLEKLGFHDWGFDYVLLDFLGDVVCGGFGLPIARDMCQKVIVVASNDLQSLYVANNVCSAVEYFRKLGGNVGVAGMVINRDDGTGEATAFAEHVGIPVLSVIPANDDIRRKSASYEIIGRPDSQWGPLFEELAKNVAEAPPVRPKPMAPDDLLGLFSASQVGRNVVLEPATIFDMVGKNEVIKPTLEVIYDKA; this is encoded by the coding sequence ATGAATGCACCAAGCGTCCCAAAAGAAATTACGATTCAATTCGCAGCATTAAAGAAAGAGGCTGCTATCGAGCCTGATCAGGTTCATACCGGCGAGATCAAAAAAGAAACCCAAATCATTGCTATTTATGGCAAGGGTGGTATTGGTAAAAGTTTTACCTTGGCTAACCTGTCTTACATGATGGCGCAGCAAGGTAAAAAAGTACTGCTGATTGGTTGCGATCCTAAAAGTGACACAACTTCATTGCTCTTTGGCGGTAAGGCATGCCCAACCATCATCGAGACATCCTCTAAGAAAAAATTAGCTGGTGAAGAAGTCAAAATTGGCGATGTCTGCTTTAAACGCGATGGTGTATACGCCATGGAGTTGGGTGGACCTGAGGTAGGTAGGGGCTGCGGTGGACGCGGAATCATCCATGGTTTTGAAACCTTAGAAAAGCTTGGCTTTCATGATTGGGGCTTTGATTATGTGCTGCTCGATTTCTTGGGTGACGTAGTTTGCGGTGGCTTCGGTCTTCCAATTGCTCGCGATATGTGTCAGAAGGTCATTGTTGTTGCAAGTAATGATTTGCAGTCTCTCTATGTGGCAAACAATGTTTGCTCTGCAGTGGAGTATTTCAGGAAGCTTGGTGGCAATGTGGGTGTCGCTGGTATGGTCATCAACCGTGATGATGGTACTGGTGAAGCAACCGCCTTTGCTGAGCATGTCGGAATTCCTGTTCTTTCTGTTATTCCTGCGAATGACGATATTCGAAGAAAGAGTGCCAGTTACGAAATCATCGGTAGACCAGATTCGCAATGGGGCCCACTCTTTGAAGAGTTGGCTAAAAATGTTGCGGAGGCCCCACCTGTTCGACCAAAACCAATGGCTCCAGATGATTTACTGGGACTATTTTCTGCAAGTCAAGTCGGTAGAAATGTCGTACTAGAGCCTGCAACGATTTTTGACATGGTTGGCAAAAATGAAGTAATTAAGCCAACCCTCGAAGTAATTTATGACAAAGCATAG
- a CDS encoding methyltransferase — protein MSLLESSTINAGFSEYSLWEKLCIYRDQLIASSRFQNAVSKIPFINRIAKKRANQLFDLMAGFVYTQILLACVRINVFNLLKNGPLEIGFIKNNCSLELDALQKLLDGAVSINLLELRSHQRYGLGTLGAPMVGNTALSAMIEHHTVLYEDLKDPLLLLSGGIKNKNLQKFWPYVSEDEKEQESLLDKERVKNYSDLMSASLPLVADQVVDAYDFSRHQCLLDVGGGQGTFLKRVHSNAPQLQRKLFDLPGVAQLAQDGFLKDQKQKDIQVYGGDFFKDPLPQGADLITLIRVIFDHDDARVKILLRSIFEALPPNGKLLIAEPMADTPGHPAMGRAYFGFYLLAMGRGKPRSIFEISALAIDSGFKKVEVLPSNMPINAQVLLISP, from the coding sequence ATGTCACTTCTAGAATCATCTACGATCAACGCAGGCTTTAGCGAATATAGTCTTTGGGAAAAACTCTGTATCTACAGAGATCAATTGATTGCAAGTAGTCGCTTTCAAAACGCAGTTTCAAAAATTCCTTTTATCAATCGAATTGCAAAAAAAAGAGCTAATCAACTTTTTGATTTGATGGCTGGATTTGTCTATACACAAATACTGCTGGCTTGTGTTCGCATCAATGTATTTAATCTCTTAAAAAATGGCCCACTAGAAATTGGGTTCATTAAAAATAATTGCAGTCTTGAATTAGACGCATTGCAGAAATTACTCGATGGCGCGGTATCTATTAATTTACTAGAGCTGCGCTCTCATCAGAGGTATGGCTTAGGTACACTCGGCGCCCCTATGGTTGGCAACACTGCATTGTCTGCGATGATCGAGCATCACACCGTGCTGTATGAGGATCTTAAGGACCCTTTGCTATTGTTATCGGGCGGTATTAAAAATAAAAATCTACAAAAATTTTGGCCTTATGTTTCTGAAGATGAAAAAGAGCAAGAATCTTTATTGGATAAAGAGCGCGTAAAAAATTATTCAGATTTAATGTCAGCATCACTACCGCTGGTTGCTGATCAAGTAGTCGATGCATACGATTTTTCGAGGCATCAATGTCTTCTGGATGTTGGTGGTGGTCAAGGAACATTTTTAAAGCGAGTGCATTCAAACGCACCTCAATTACAGAGAAAATTATTTGACCTTCCAGGCGTAGCGCAGCTTGCACAAGATGGTTTTTTGAAAGACCAAAAACAAAAAGATATTCAGGTATACGGCGGTGATTTTTTTAAAGATCCACTGCCCCAAGGCGCCGATTTGATTACATTGATTCGGGTGATCTTTGATCATGACGATGCTCGCGTAAAAATTCTTTTGCGTTCGATTTTTGAAGCGCTCCCGCCCAATGGAAAGCTATTAATCGCTGAGCCGATGGCCGATACACCGGGTCACCCTGCGATGGGACGGGCTTATTTCGGTTTTTATCTATTGGCAATGGGTCGTGGTAAACCGAGGAGTATTTTTGAGATTTCGGCCTTGGCAATCGATTCAGGCTTCAAAAAAGTGGAGGTTTTACCCTCCAACATGCCCATTAATGCCCAAGTTTTGCTAATTAGCCCTTAA